In Aspergillus luchuensis IFO 4308 DNA, chromosome 1, nearly complete sequence, the following are encoded in one genomic region:
- a CDS encoding uncharacterized protein (CAZy:GT2_Glyco_tranf_2;~COG:U;~EggNog:ENOG410PGTI;~InterPro:IPR029044;~PFAM:PF13632,PF13641;~TransMembrane:6 (i187-210o230-255i513-534o554-575i582-598o610-631i)), which produces MSRKHARNSMVEDVVIPAHLLAATTQVNGPWAARDDESSASGPGPVHQAIREEALERQFGQLRRSASVNSSHPQKPKDTRLRRQSAPLSVSGISTIAEIEPAQLSPNGSSQVQWQHGQDDLGAHSRQLSESIPATRGDAWPLPPRPHSYRISRIEPTEEPPQRTNRHSIYDVYEKAKERRVALQRKYWVQVLFEYTVYIFLLAFIYFVLIGMPLWRGAVWWLYYIVRTKFVIPGGWGITIGIAILYAFTPLLLLFEKNPPPVNSESKEADLEGNRNSAKSTALLIPCYKSANIIGPTLDAALHIFPPENIFVIANGNSPEPLDNTEEVCRPYGVNHLWCPVGSKIIAQFVGCYAAKDFPHVLLIDDDCALPPNFPVVSDRLKGRIQCIGYTIKSVGPESSRGTLCQQAQDLEYKISGLQRAFAGILGSATFPHGAISLWKTDFLKQTFHDHPGFSVSEDWFFGDSCRRLGGRITMCSAVFVETETPSAVFFSSGGSRGGFGEMTIFKQRFTRWNFFFVNGMWYNMKYILCSWNLGFWELGAKLFVFQEVYETLLYLLAPFVLPISLAVQPAFCGIMLGVTNGLYFLNVIIFNLVHLRLKKETVTWKCLLLYYMPYKIVLFIINVVSCYWSLFKYARYFATRHPKVIEDDKAVEVVLRLEDTTENNNEPKPTNKAPGLGRSFSVTKVRARKTSNAGAKPSGPGGVSVAGADGSWI; this is translated from the exons ATGTCACGCAAGCATGCTCGCAATTCCATGGTGGAAGATGTGGTCATTCCTGCCCATCTCCTGgccgccaccacccaagTAAATGGTCCCTGGGCAGCTCGGGATGACGAGTCCTCTGCGTCTGGACCTGGCCCTGTTCATCAGGCCATCCGTGAAGAGGCATTGGAAAGACAATTTGGTCAACTGCGCCGATCAGCCAGTGTCAACAGCTCGCACCCACAAAAGCCTAAGGATACTCGCCTCCGGCGCCAGAGTGCGCCCTTGAGTGTATCCGGGATATCTACGATTGCAGAAATCGAGCCAGCACAGCTCTCTCCCAACGGATCTTCTCAAGTCCAGTGGCAGCATGGCCAGGACGACCTTGGAGCACACAGCAGACAACTGAGCGAGTCTATTCCGGCGACGAGGGGTGACGCGTggcctcttccaccccgaCCTCACAGTTACCGTATCTCCCGCATTGAGCCGACAGAAGAGCCTCCCCAAAGGACAAACCGGCACAGTATATACGATGTGTACGAGAAAGCCAAAGAAAGGCGTGTCGCCCTGCAGAGAAAGTACTGGGTGCAGGTCCTGTTTGAATATACAGTCTATATCTTTCTCTTGGCTTTCATCTACTTCGTCCTCATTGGCATGCCTCTTTGGCGGGGCGCCGTGTGGTGGCTCTACTACATAGTGCGTACCAAGTTCGTCATCCCAGGTGGATGGGGAATCACGATTGGCATTGCTATTCT CTACGCGTTTACTCCCTTGTTACTTCTGTTCGAGAAAAACCCTCCCCCTGTGAACAGCGAATCCAAAGAGGCCGACCTTGAGGGCAATCGAAACTCAGCGAAAAGTACAGCGCTCTTAATTCCTTGCTATAAATCTGCCAACATCATTGGCCCTACACTCGACGCGGCACTACACATCTTTCCGCCTGAAaacatcttcgtcattgcGAACGGCAACTCTCCAGAGCCATTAGACAACACTGAAGAGGTATGCCGGCCATACGGTGTCAATCATCTATGGTGTCCAGTTGGAAGCAAGATTATTGCCCAGTTTGTTGGCTGTTACGCGGCCAAAGACTTTCCCCATGTTCTCCTGATCGACGACGACTGCGCACTGCCTCCGAACTTCCCTGTCGTTAGCGACCGACTGAAAGGCCGCATACAATGTATCGGATATACTATCAAGAGTGTTGGGCCAGAGTCCTCACGCGGAACCCTATGTCAGCAGGCACAGGACCTCGAGTACAAGATATCAGGCCTTCAACGTGCATTTGCCGGTATCCTTGGCAGCGCCACTTTCCCGCATGGGGCCATTTCTTTATGGAAGACCGACTTCCTCAAGCAGACCTTCCATGACCATCCAGGATTCTCTGTGTCTGAAGATTGGTTTTTCGGTGATAGTTGCCGTCGACTAGGTGGGCGCATTACTATGTGCTCTGCCGTATTCGTCGAGACAGAGACCCCATCCGCAGTCTTCTTCAGTTCAGGAGGCTCGCGAGGAGGTTTCGGTGAAATGACCATTTTCAAGCAGAGGTTCACGCGCTggaatttcttctttgtcaacGGCATGTGGTACAACATGAAGTATATCTTGTGCAGCTGGAACCTCGGATTCTGGGAATTGGGTGCGAAGCTGTTTGTTTTTCAAGAG GTCTACGAAACACTATTATACCTCCTCGCTCCCTTCGTCCTACCGATCTCTCTTGCTGTCCAGCCAGCATTCTGCGGCATCATGTTGGGCGTCACCAACGGCTTGTATTTCCTGaacgtcatcatcttcaacctggTACACCTACGCCTGAAGAAGGAAACCGTCACCTGGAAATGCTTGCTCCTCTACTACATGCCGTACAAAatcgtcctcttcatcatcaacgtCGTCAGCTGTTACTGGTCCCTGTTCAAGTACGCCCGGTACTTCGCCACGAGACATCCCAAGGTTATCGAGGATGACAAGGCTGTGGAGGTAGTGCTGCGTCTTGAAGATACCACGGAGAATAACAACGAACCTAAGCCGACGAACAAGGCACCGGGTCTTGGTCGGAGTTTCTCGGTGACTAAGGTCAGGGCTAGGAAGACTAGCAATGCCGGTGCGAAGCCATCGGGGCCTGGAGGGGTTTctgttgctggtgctgatggttCTTGGATCTGA
- a CDS encoding uncharacterized protein (COG:T;~EggNog:ENOG410PW4Q;~InterPro:IPR000719,IPR011009;~PFAM:PF00069;~go_function: GO:0004672 - protein kinase activity [Evidence IEA];~go_function: GO:0005524 - ATP binding [Evidence IEA];~go_process: GO:0006468 - protein phosphorylation [Evidence IEA]), with product MEYYEAGGYYPVTIGDCFHHRYRVVHKFGHGTYSTIWLARDEIFNRYVALKICTADSSPRENNVLSRLSQPQQSSRLDRDLIPTFSDIFNIQGPNGNHTCFVTRPARMSLSDAKNGSWISLFQLEVSRAIVAQLIIAAQYIHSQGIIHGDLHRGNILLRLCRDFDKLSTDMLYEKYGEPVLEPVNRLDGQKIPPEVPQYGVVPIWLGAVSEDVTLPEAKIFLSDFGEAFCPTQERKFESHTPLLVRPPEARFEPTQPLKFSSDIWTLACTIWDTMGQRTLFEGLLTNDDDMTSQQVELIGPLPSEWFARWTEIRDKDSKSKHQPPTSPTQSWEDRFEKHMQQSRIREGMPPFESRERDAFLSMLRSMLRFRPEDRPSAQQILESEWMVKWALPEYEKIRNTAQAQKVES from the coding sequence ATGGAATATTATGAAGCTGGGGGCTATTATCCAGTTACAATTGGGGACTGTTTCCACCATCGCTATCGGGTAGTTCATAAATTTGGCCATGGTACATACTCGACGATCTGGCTGGCCCGCGATGAAATTTTCAATAGATATGTTGCATTGAAAATCTGTACGGCGGATTCGAGTCCCCGCGAGAACAATGTGCTGTCCAGGCTGTCGCAACCCCAGCAATCGTCACGCTTAGACCGAGATTTGATCCCTACATTCTCAGACATCTTCAATATACAAGGCCCCAATGGCAACCACACCTGCTTTGTCACCAGACCAGCACGAATGAGCCTGTCAGATGCAAAGAATGGATCATGGATCAGTCTATTTCAGCTTGAGGTATCCCGAGCGATAGTAGCACAGCTTATAATTGCTGCTCAGTACATCCACTCCCAAGGTATCATCCATGGGGACCTTCACCGTGGGAATATTCTACTTCGGCTTTGCCGTGACTTTGACAAACTGTCGACTGACATGCTGTATGAAAAGTATGGAGAACCGGTATTGGAGCCAGTCAATCGATTAGATGGTCAAAAGATTCCGCCAGAGGTACCACAATATGGTGTAGTACCTATATGGCTCGGAGCTGTAAGTGAGGATGTGACGCTCCCAGAAGCCAAGATTTTTCTTTCAGACTTCGGCGAAGCATTTTGTCCGacccaagaaagaaagttCGAGTCTCATACACCTCTGCTGGTCCGTCCCCCGGAGGCCCGGTTTGAGCCAACCCAGCCTCTCAAATTTTCGTCCGATATATGGACACTTGCCTGCACCATCTGGGATACTATGGGACAAAGAACACTATTTGAAGGCCTCCTTACAAATGATGACGACATGACTAGCCAACAAGTCGAATTAATTGGCCCACTTCCCTCCGAGTGGTTCGCTAGATGGACAGAAATCCGAGACAAGGACAGTAAGTCGAAACACCAACCTCCCACATCTCCGACTCAGTCATGGGAGGATCGATTCGAAAAACACATGCAGCAGTCGCGAATACGCGAGGGAATGCCGCCTTTTGAATCAAGAGAACGGGATGCTTTCCTCTCGATGTTACGCTCTATGCTTCGCTTCAGGCCGGAAGATCGCCCTTCTGCTCAACAGATCCTTGAGTCGGAATGGATGGTGAAGTGGGCATTGCCCGAATATGAGAAGATTCGCAATACTGCTCAAGCGCAGAAGGTGGAATCGTAA
- a CDS encoding uncharacterized protein (COG:S;~EggNog:ENOG410PZGQ;~TransMembrane:1 (o65-88i)), which translates to MTPIPIPRIPPPPPNLNLHISLPFTQKSQPSILSLRDIIPSALLKRSSAAFIPGTYNSNGLSPGAVAGVIIGSVLGFIFLLYLIFLALGAGRRFSSEPSTATSATMSEVVVEEEGSSISRRPPRRRRREIVEEVIESGGSRRSRRSRASRGRDSRIVVEESVTSSGPSNVVEVEEEHSSVEGSGGHGRRRRSRPGHYRAVDPLAYGGLTEDESLRS; encoded by the coding sequence ATGACTCCAATCCCGATCCCAcgaataccaccaccaccaccaaacctcaacctccacaTCTCACTTCCCTTCACACAAAAATCTCAACCATCCATTCTATCTCTCCGagacatcatcccctccgccctcctcaaACGCTCCTCTGCCGCCTTCATCCCCGGAACCTACAACAGTAACGGCCTCTCCCCCGGCGCCGTCGCCGGCGTCATCATCGGCAGCGTCCTAGgattcatcttcctcctctactTAATATTCCTGGCGTTGGGTGCCGGGCGGCGCTTCTCCAGCGAGCCCAGCACGGCGACGTCGGCAACAatgtcggaggtggtggtggaggaagagggaagctCGATTTCGCGACGACCACCGCGACGTCGGCGGCGCGAGATTGTCGAGGAGGTCATTGAGAGCGGTGGGAGTCGGCGGAGTCGCAGGTCAAGAGCGAGTCGGGGGAGGGATTCGCGCATTGTTGTGGAGGAGTCGGTTACCTCGTCTGGTCCGTCGAATGTGGttgaggtcgaggaggagcattCCAGTGTGGAGGGTTCCGGGGGCCATGGGCGGAGGAGACGCAGTCGGCCGGGACATTATCGGGCTGTGGATCCGTTGGCGTATGGGGGGTTgacggaggatgagagtTTGAGGTCGTAG
- a CDS encoding uncharacterized protein (COG:S;~EggNog:ENOG410Q2NZ), with protein sequence MSYNKPDQPPPSYPPPTHDAGPYHQGASQDYYQQGGYPQQGYNQGYPPQGYGPPPQQGYYGSPPPQGQPMYYPPPQQQQGYYAGQDRGGSSGGGICAGIMAALACCCCLDILF encoded by the exons ATGTCCTACAACAAACCT GaccagcctcctccgtcctaccctcctcccacccacgACGCCGGTCCCTACCACCAAGGCGCATCGCAAGACTACTACCAGCAGGGCGGTTACCCTCAACAAGGCTACAACCAGGGATATCCGCCCCAGGGCTATGGTCCCCCGCCGCAGCAGGGATACTACggttctcctccgcctcaagGCCAGCCGATGTACTATCctccgccgcagcagcaacaaggtTACTATGCCGGACAAGACCGGGGCGGATCCTCGGGTGGTGGTATCTGCGCGGGTATAATGGCTGCATTggcttgctgttgctgcttggATATCCTGTTTTAA
- a CDS encoding uncharacterized protein (COG:A;~EggNog:ENOG410PKD8;~InterPro:IPR027417,IPR007111,IPR015943,IPR011047, IPR001680,IPR031359,IPR017986;~PFAM:PF05729,PF00400,PF17100;~go_function: GO:0005515 - protein binding [Evidence IEA]): MPLCKSGCLSTLLGSFRKDRHAEEGRHEADDQKVEENDESTPAKGYPSSDAAGNVSQTTELRQDDGLHATDDKTTSDAGGHRGQQAINQADSIHKALWDKAYNNLKNDPAKKEYVSRYEDLLQRVFLSQYTAEKVVETNESSQHLGEEQMKKVVEERLSRIEKYKKAIEHSESTINVIKQVKSILDIPLKNVSQTALPWAVISSSVDILLKPVSAGAALYNGVAYAVSRIEWYSKLTNKLLCEDSIKDDQSLHRIREDVAGRITSLYESLLFYQIKSVCFYYKRYQLLVWARGLLDLDDWSGDLKHIQEAEDALARDCALFDMEYMKGQMRAMIMDTETAEDSQEFQKRLQAIRRVDPQATVKTIESLKESVMDDLYTWIFDTEQSKGFMCWEEHGPRRLWISGQAGTGKTMLSIGTIKELQTRGLRDPVAPTILYFFCQHTHADLNNGVAVLQSLVWMLLRQQPHLSSHLDEQFSHSGQKFISDCNSFATWCDLLTSVLIDSARVIIAVDALDECEEGSRRQLLRFMNGIINKERMSHVKWFITSRPLLEIPDSRPETTLQYHRLLLLDDQNLIPWINAYIDRKVQVLRDKAQNQERVDRIKDQLHDRASNTYIWVSLVFEEIENAPEARWQKVIEDTPRQLNELYDYLLRQLPWPECKSVLCVAMVARRPLSLWEIEQLTGMETGVNAGRDYVTGCRSFLSIRGEMVYFIHQSAQDWLLLNQHQLRDGFPQDHGVLEKCIHREILENSIEGMRKTLSENIYQLPHYGIALEEIETPSQDPLAPIRYACQYWAFHLKEGEVKTDIDLLGFLRQRFLHWLEALAFMRIMPETVGIIDMLSSTPAMTSNPEVREFLLDAKRFVWRHQQLIMTVPLQVYVSALIFTPKASLVRETGSIPKWIDQGPSLEEDWGPLLQTFTFSMHAFKTCSVSWSPDDQLIAGFSNGFPVGFSNGFSDGFSEGELRIWDARTGRMVREIEVEEDLRSEHDYMAEKDVPCVTFTPDGQLLLALTLYKVYMWDTATWEISHIVECPSATKRFAVSPNSQLLACFRNDERIDLWQRNGTLWTLKWTYQSPLGRPEPELPSGLSFSFDNRLLASTIGFSSIGFLDTELGELQGEIVHRGVTAIKFSRDGKLLLHSAKTVEIWRQRDGWELDRKIDLPGSFESFAVSPDDRLIALAKAHYSTIQVVETGEGVLVQTLGGHTDRVDNLAFSSDSQSLVSSGRDNIKVWRIVPGKLDKAPFEQRESIREVALSARFVTLNFGGVIETRNEDTGEHQRTFSAPGYRDSDWDVTVYDVAVSPDEKLMAWPSHDGSIKVSNAETGQIIATLKKRLPYGNFCSVSKIVFSSNSKLLGWLDDKGTVRVWSIRHCSLLKSYRWGVVNDFVLHRWGREKLSLILQSLQNELTMSEEVGCSPEDCLSQDDAAHTPRIAIEDDWVVLGEQKSIWLPPEYRPGRFDGGWDTQNDVLFIGLSSGGFYSIRFNPHEMSAGQLQRDDAEEDYDADSSSDSSLYYLYLHDESASDGLSSDSGYLADAE; the protein is encoded by the exons ATGCCACTGTGCAAGTCTGGGTGTCTTTCGACATTGCTTGGGAGTTTTAGGAAAGACAGACATGCAGAGGAGGGAAGGCACGAGGCAGACGACCAAAAAGTCGAGGAAAATGACGAGAGCACCCCTGCAAAAGGCTATCCCAGCAGTGACGCTGCTGGCAACGTTAGTCAAACTACAGAATTGCGACAAGATGATGGATTACATGCTACTGATGACAAGACTACCAGTGACGCTGGTGGACACCGTGGACAACAGGCCATTAACCAGGCGGATTCTATTCACAAAGCTCTCTGGGACAAGGCCTATAACAACCTCAAAAATGACCCGGCAAAGAAAGAATACGTTTCAAGGTATGAGGATCTGCTTCAAAGGGTGTTTCTGAGCCAGTACACGGCCGAGAAAGTAGTCGAAACGAATGAGTCTTCTCAACACCTCGGAGAAGAACAAATGAAAAAAGTGGTCGAAGAACGCCTTTCGAGAATTGAGAAATACAAGAAAGCTATTGAGCATTCGGAGAGCACTATCAATGTGATCAAGCAGGTCAAATCCATTCTTGACATCCCTCTGAAGAATGTCTCTCAGACTGCACTGCCGTGGGCCGTCATCTCATCAAGCGTTGAT ATATTGCTCAAGCCAGTCAGCGCTGGAGCAGCTCTCTACAACGGCGTAGCTTATGCGGTTTCTAGAATCGAGTGGTACTCGAAATTGACCAACAAACTTCTATGTGAGGACAGCATAAAAGATGATCAGTCGCTACACAGAATACGAGAGGACGTAGCTGGGCGAATCACGTCGTTGTATGAGTCACTGCTGTTCTATCAAATCAAGAGCGTCTGTTTCTATTACAAAAGGTATCAGCTCCTAGTGTGGGCTCGCGGATTGCTGGACCTGGACGATTGGAGTGGCGATCTCAAACACATTcaagaggcagaagatgcTCTTGCCAGGGATTGCGCGCTTTTTGACATGGAATACATGAAGGGTCAAATGAGAGCGATGATCATGGATACCGAGACAGCGGAAGACTCCCAGGAGTTTCAGAAGCGTCTGCAGGCTATACGCCGCGTGGATCCGCAGGCTACCGTAAAAACCATCGAAAGCTTAAAAGAGAGTGTCATGGATGACCTATATACCTGGATTTTTGATACTGAGCAATCCAAGGGCTTTATGTGTTGGGAAGAGCACGGGCCTAGACGACTTTGGATCAGTGGGCAGGCTGGAACTGGAAAGACAATGCTTTCAATAGGCACTATAAAAGAACTGCAAACACGGGGTCTCAGGGATCCAGTGGCCCCCACGATCCTATACTTCTTCTGCCAACACACCCATGCAGATTTGAACAACGGGGTTGCAGTACTCCAAAGCCTGGTGTGGATGCTTCTCCGGCAACAGCCCCACTTAAGCTCACACCTTGACGAGCAATTCTCTCATTCAGGACAGAAATTCATCAGTGATTGCAACTCATTCGCTACATGGTGTGATCTGTTGACAAGCGTGCTGATAGATTCAGCTCGTGTCATAATTGCCGTCGACGCTCTTGATGAATGTGAGGAAGGTTCGCGCAGGCAACTATTGCGATTCATGAACGGGATTATTAATAAGGAAAGAATGTCCCATGTCAAATGGTTCATTACCAGTCGGCCACTATTGGAGATTCCAGACAGCCGACCTGAGACAACACTACAATACCAtaggcttctgctgctggatgATCAGAACCTCATTCCCTGGATAAACGCTTATATCGACCGGAAGGTCCAGGTGCTTCGAGACAAAGCTCAGAACCAAGAGCGTGTTGATAGGATAAAAGATCAGTTACATGACCGAGCCAGCAACACGTATATCTGGGTTTCTTTAGTATTCGAGGAGATAGAAAATGCACCCGAGGCCCGGTGGCAGAAAGTCATTGAAGATACCCCACGGCAGCTGAATGAGTTATATGATTATCTGCTCAGGCAACTGCCCTGGCCGGAATGCAAATCCGTTCTGTGTGTTGCAATGGTGGCACGCCGGCCTTTGTCTTTGTGGGAAATTGAGCAACTTACGGGAATGGAAACAGGTGTCAATGCAGGAAGGGACTATGTAACTGGGTGCAGGTCGTTCCTGAGTATCCGTGGCGAGATGGTGTATTTCATCCACCAATCTGCTCAAGACTGGCTACTTTTgaaccagcaccagcttCGTGACGGATTTCCACAAGACCATGGCGTGCTTGAGAAGTGCATTCATCGCGAAATCCTCGAAAACTCAATAGAAGGAATGAGGAAGACGTTGAGCGAGAACATATATCAGCTTCCTCACTATGGCATTGCTTTAGAAGAGATTGAAACTCCCTCACAAGATCCACTTGCACCGATTCGCTACGCTTGTCAATACTGGGCCTTCCACCTCAAGGAAGGTGAGGTCAAGACAGATATTGACCTGCTTGGCTTTTTACGTCAGCGCTTTCTTCACTGGCTGGAGGCGTTGGCGTTCATGAGAATTATGCCCGAAACAGTGGGAATTATTGACATGTTAAGTTCCACGCCCGCA ATGACGTCAAACCCTGAAGTACGCGAATTTTTGCTGGATGCAAAGCGATTTGTCTGGAGGCACCAACAATTGATTATGACCGTACCACTCCAAGTTTACGTATCTGCGCTTATATTTACACCAAAGGCCAGCTTAGTGCGGGAAACAGGAAGTATCCCGAAATGGATCGACCAGGGACCAAGCTTGGAAGAGGATTGGGGGCCTCTTTTACAAACCTTCACATTTTCTATGCATGCTTTTAAAACGTGTTCTGTCTCCTGGTCACCTGACGATCAATTAATTGCAGGTTTCTCAAATGGTTTCCCAGTTGGTTTCTCAAATGGTTTCTCAGATGGTTTCTCGGAAGGAGAGTTGAGGATATGGGATGCAAGAACAGGAAGAATGGTCAGGGAgattgaggttgaggaggatcTCAGGTCGGAGCATGATTATATGGCGGAGAAAGATGTGCCTTGCGTCACCTTCACCCCAGACGGTCAATTGTTGCTCGCACTAACACTGTATAAAGTGTATATGTGGGATACAGCTACATGGGAAATCTCGCATATAGTGGAATGCCCAAGTGCTACGAAGAGATTTGCGGTATCTCCCAATAGCCAGTTACTCGCGTGCTTCCGAAATGACGAAAGAATAGACCTATGGCAGAGAAATGGCACCTTATGGACTTTGAAGTGGACATACCAGAGCCCATTGGGAAGGCCGGAACCTGAGCTACCGTCGGGTCTGTCGTTCTCATTTGATAACCGCCTACTCGCTTCTACTATAGGTTTCAGCAGCATAGGGTTTTTGGACACTGAACTTGGCGAATTACAGGGAGAAATCGTGCATAGGGGGGTGACTGCAATCAAGTTTTCTAGGGACGGCAAACTTTTGCTACATTCAGCTAAGACTGTCGAGATATGGCGGCAAAGAGACGGGTGGGAACTGGACCGCAAGATTGATTTACCAGGGTCATTCGAAAGTTTTGCAGTTTCTCCCGATGACAGGCTTATTGCACTAGCAAAAGCTCATTATTCGACAATTCAAGTGGTAGAGACAGGGGAGGGTGTCCTGGTGCAAACTCTGGGGGGTCACACAGACAGGGTTGACAATTTAGCCTTCTCTTCAGACAGCCAATCTCTTGTGTCCAGTGGAAGGGATAATATCAAAGTATGGAGAATTGTACCTGGAAAGCTCGACAAAGCCCCATTTGAACAACGTGAATCGATCAGAGAGGTGGCACTCTCTGCCCGGTTCGTGACATTGAATTTTGGGGGTGTGATCGAAACACGGAATGAAGATACAGGAGAGCATCAAAGAACATTCAGTGCACCTGGTTATCGTGATTCTGACTGGGACGTGACTGTTTACGACGTGGCTGTTTCCCCAGACGAAAAGCTGATGGCATGGCCATCTCACGACGGGTCCATCAAGGTGTCGAACGCAGAGACGGGACAGATTATTGCGACACTAAAGAAAAGACTGCCATATGGAAACTTTTGCTCAGTGTCTAAAATAGTATTCTCTTCCAACAGTAAACTACTGGGCTGGTTAGACGACAAGGGGACTGTTCGGGTATGGAGCATACGACATTGCAGCCTTTTGAAATCGTATCGATGGGGAGTAGTTAATGATTTTGTTCTTCATCGATGGGGACGGGAAAAATTGTCACTCATTCTCCAATCTCTGCAGAATGAGCTCACCATGAGTGAGGAAGTTGGATGCAGTCCAGAGGATTGCCTCTCCCAAGATGATGCCGCACATACTCCAAGAATCGCCATTGAAGATGATTGGGTGGTCTTGGGGGAGCAGAAAAGCATCTGGTTGCCTCCAGAATATCGGCCTGGGAGGTTTGATGGCGGCTGGGATACTCAAAACGATGTACTTTTTATTGGACTTAGCTCTGGCGGATTTTACTCCATTCGGTTCAACCCCCACGAGATGTCAGCTGGGCAATTGCAACGGGACGATGCTGAGGAAGATTATGATGCCGACAGCTCAAGTGACTCATCgctttattatctttatcttcatGACGAATCTGCCAGCGACGGTCTTTCTTCGGACTCGGGATACTTGGCTGATGCGGAATGA